The Thermodesulfobacteriota bacterium genome contains a region encoding:
- a CDS encoding chorismate mutase — protein MDIDELRKRIDLLDDVLLRIFNERARIALDIGREKKKLGLPVFDPGREKRIFARMKEENPGPLDDGAVVRLFERVVDESRRLERIRSQGEEP, from the coding sequence GTGGATATCGACGAGCTGCGGAAACGGATCGACCTGCTGGACGACGTGCTGCTGCGCATCTTCAACGAGCGGGCGCGGATCGCGCTCGATATCGGCCGGGAGAAGAAGAAGCTGGGGCTGCCGGTGTTCGATCCCGGCAGGGAGAAGCGGATCTTCGCCCGCATGAAGGAGGAGAACCCCGGCCCTCTCGACGACGGCGCCGTCGTCCGGCTGTTCGAGCGGGTCGTCGACGAGTCGCGGCGGCTGGAGCGGATCCGGTCGCAGGGGGAGGAGCCTTAA